One genomic window of Paenisporosarcina antarctica includes the following:
- a CDS encoding nuclear transport factor 2 family protein, whose amino-acid sequence MELQITLKEHLRQLEEKLLHPEIRTSPEEIEKLLENDFFEFGSSGNVWYKDGIQKDGIGVVKMLLSNFEIHQLAPNIVLTTYRIFNEVKMQHTLRSSIWKFSDGIWKMFFHQGTPTQSETCEYRNC is encoded by the coding sequence TTGGAATTACAAATTACGTTAAAGGAACATCTACGTCAGCTAGAAGAAAAATTGTTGCACCCCGAAATTCGTACATCTCCAGAGGAAATTGAAAAGTTACTTGAAAACGATTTTTTCGAATTTGGGAGTTCAGGTAATGTATGGTACAAGGACGGTATTCAGAAAGATGGAATAGGTGTAGTAAAGATGTTATTAAGTAATTTTGAAATTCATCAATTAGCTCCAAATATAGTGTTAACGACTTACCGTATATTTAACGAAGTAAAAATGCAGCATACACTGCGTAGTTCCATATGGAAATTTAGTGATGGAATTTGGAAAATGTTTTTCCATCAAGGGACACCAACTCAATCAGAAACTTGCGAATACCGCAATTGCTAA
- a CDS encoding TraX family protein, producing MLEWIAIITMLVDHIGYEFFPSDITWRTIGRVAFPVYTFLLVRGLTLTRSRSTYFKRLVIIAVLAQIPFTLLFETYSLNVIFTLLYGASAVVLYEKVNRFWGIIILTILGFIMMPFSDFTDYGLYGYGLFLLYYFLKEKPIALLIGHLILDVLYSLNYFESWHSIQSFSIIATLIIIFKKHLPVVKIHRLFYRSFYPSHLLILYLLSLMIHR from the coding sequence ATGTTGGAATGGATAGCTATAATAACAATGTTAGTTGACCATATAGGCTATGAGTTTTTCCCGTCTGATATTACTTGGAGGACTATAGGAAGAGTAGCTTTTCCAGTTTACACATTCCTATTAGTAAGGGGTTTGACATTAACAAGAAGTCGATCAACCTATTTTAAGAGATTAGTCATTATTGCTGTATTAGCGCAAATTCCTTTTACACTACTTTTCGAAACCTACTCTTTAAACGTAATCTTCACCTTATTATACGGAGCAAGTGCAGTTGTACTTTATGAAAAAGTAAACCGATTTTGGGGAATTATCATTCTCACAATTCTTGGTTTCATAATGATGCCATTTTCAGATTTCACCGACTATGGTCTATATGGATATGGCTTATTTTTACTCTACTATTTTCTGAAAGAAAAACCTATTGCTCTACTAATAGGTCATTTAATTTTAGACGTCTTATATAGCTTGAACTACTTTGAATCGTGGCACTCCATTCAATCATTTAGTATCATCGCTACGTTAATCATAATATTTAAAAAGCACCTTCCTGTAGTGAAAATTCATAGACTATTCTATCGATCTTTTTACCCATCACATTTATTAATTTTATATCTCCTGTCTTTAATGATTCATAGATAG
- a CDS encoding FtsW/RodA/SpoVE family cell cycle protein, which produces MDSKQFLEQVLSHIRSKEAKGYVKAELSQHMQHEKVAWMKKGYSKLEAEEKSVLEMGNPSTLGKSFNRLHKPKIDWLLVSLIIGMMIISFLPILALNGPQYNIQLYIENKIFHIIAGIIVVIGLMLVDYSKFTRWGYAFFAAGALFVTFLYLFHNQQINGEPMFSIGPITLQVWLAIPLFCIAWAALFAKENFPLWQAIVLVIFSFVLLSYIPNLSVLFIYSVMTFVLFLQSKFSWKQKGAIIVLVIGVIVGFISFMVISYKKGVIADYQLVRLFGFWNPEAYATSSGSINILLADILREAKWFGSGTAFVIPEAHTDLVFGHIIQSFGLALAFVIFIILCLTLVRLALILTMIKNPFGKLLISGCIAIFSTQLLYEVGMTIGLVPISSMPLPFISYGLMPTVLNAFIIGVALNVYRRKHFVQVSSIANL; this is translated from the coding sequence ACAGTAAGCAATTTTTAGAGCAGGTTCTTTCGCATATTCGTTCGAAGGAAGCAAAAGGATATGTGAAAGCAGAACTATCTCAACATATGCAACATGAAAAAGTCGCTTGGATGAAAAAGGGTTATAGTAAATTGGAAGCAGAGGAAAAGTCTGTGTTAGAAATGGGGAATCCATCTACACTAGGCAAATCATTCAACCGATTACATAAACCCAAAATAGATTGGTTACTTGTGTCATTAATTATCGGTATGATGATTATTAGCTTTTTACCGATACTTGCATTAAATGGTCCTCAATATAACATTCAATTATATATTGAAAATAAAATATTTCATATTATTGCAGGAATCATTGTGGTAATAGGACTAATGTTGGTTGATTATAGTAAATTTACACGCTGGGGATATGCTTTTTTTGCTGCAGGTGCTTTATTTGTTACATTTCTTTATCTTTTCCATAATCAGCAAATAAACGGGGAACCTATGTTTAGTATTGGACCAATTACATTGCAAGTATGGCTTGCTATTCCTTTGTTTTGTATTGCATGGGCTGCACTTTTCGCGAAAGAAAACTTTCCATTATGGCAGGCGATTGTACTTGTTATATTTTCATTCGTTTTACTTAGTTATATTCCGAATTTGTCGGTCTTGTTTATTTATAGCGTTATGACATTCGTGTTATTTTTACAGAGTAAATTTTCTTGGAAACAAAAAGGAGCTATTATTGTTCTGGTTATTGGAGTTATTGTTGGTTTCATAAGTTTCATGGTCATTAGTTATAAAAAAGGGGTAATAGCAGATTATCAATTAGTTCGTCTATTCGGCTTTTGGAACCCTGAAGCATATGCAACTTCGAGTGGATCTATAAACATTTTACTTGCAGATATTTTACGAGAGGCAAAATGGTTTGGGAGTGGGACGGCTTTTGTTATACCAGAAGCGCATACGGATTTAGTATTCGGACATATCATTCAATCATTTGGTCTTGCTTTAGCCTTTGTTATTTTTATAATTCTATGTTTAACACTTGTACGTCTAGCACTTATTTTAACGATGATAAAGAATCCATTCGGTAAATTACTGATATCTGGTTGCATCGCCATTTTTTCAACGCAATTATTATACGAAGTCGGTATGACAATAGGCTTGGTACCGATTTCTTCTATGCCCTTACCTTTTATTAGTTATGGCTTAATGCCAACTGTATTGAATGCATTTATAATAGGTGTTGCTTTAAACGTATATCGTCGAAAACATTTTGTACAAGTTTCTTCTATCGCTAATTTATAG
- a CDS encoding DUF1801 domain-containing protein, with translation MYELKTRETESSVIEFIENVENIKKREDAYKLLDIFSETTGFTAKMWGPSIIGFGSYHYKYESGHEGDAAVVGFSPRKAKISLYFAPGDAKREDLLKDFGKHTTGKACVYINKVADIDVDVLKALINQSVIFLRNTYPDC, from the coding sequence ATGTATGAACTAAAAACGAGAGAAACAGAAAGCAGTGTCATTGAGTTTATTGAAAATGTTGAAAATATTAAAAAGCGAGAAGACGCCTATAAATTATTAGATATTTTTTCTGAAACAACAGGTTTTACTGCAAAGATGTGGGGACCAAGTATCATTGGTTTCGGTTCATATCATTATAAATACGAATCTGGCCATGAAGGTGATGCAGCAGTTGTTGGTTTTTCACCTCGAAAAGCTAAGATTAGTTTGTATTTTGCACCAGGTGATGCGAAACGAGAAGATTTATTAAAAGACTTTGGAAAACATACGACAGGAAAAGCTTGTGTTTACATTAATAAAGTAGCAGATATTGACGTGGATGTCTTGAAAGCTTTAATCAATCAATCTGTCATTTTTTTGCGAAATACCTATCCAGATTGTTGA
- a CDS encoding tetratricopeptide repeat protein, with amino-acid sequence MNLKSLKEELSSMTDNIYFDSNECLREKSSNPSQLIQIIIKAETILEQMIEDKLDNKDEKYFLYGTLGNLYRIYGKPRIAIKYLKLNLDHSINERNYTREIISLIRLGEALKYDNKHEKALGKFNQALIKCNKPELNTYLDFVFQHKGKCLLELKRVEEAMKCFQEALELRKLKGSTNLINSTKEAIEFARCMQN; translated from the coding sequence GTGAATTTAAAAAGTTTGAAGGAAGAACTTTCTTCAATGACTGATAATATTTATTTTGACTCAAATGAATGTCTTCGTGAGAAATCATCAAATCCTTCTCAGTTAATACAAATAATCATTAAAGCTGAAACTATATTAGAACAAATGATAGAAGACAAATTAGATAATAAAGATGAAAAATATTTTCTTTACGGAACATTAGGAAATCTATACAGGATTTATGGAAAACCCAGAATAGCGATTAAATATTTAAAATTAAACCTTGATCATTCAATAAATGAAAGGAACTATACCAGAGAAATAATCTCTTTAATTCGCCTTGGAGAGGCTTTGAAATATGACAATAAACACGAAAAAGCATTAGGGAAATTTAATCAAGCATTGATTAAGTGTAATAAACCTGAATTAAATACATACTTAGATTTTGTATTTCAACATAAAGGAAAGTGTCTCCTAGAATTAAAAAGAGTAGAGGAAGCAATGAAGTGTTTTCAGGAAGCGTTAGAACTTAGAAAATTAAAAGGAAG
- a CDS encoding helix-hairpin-helix domain-containing protein, which translates to MRKLIPNNLGMHSNLPTELAKPAQRALERAGYLQLEQFTKLSEVEVMKLHGMGPKALEQIRRALNDRGLSFVKGS; encoded by the coding sequence ATGAGAAAATTGATTCCAAATAACCTTGGTATGCATAGTAATCTTCCAACTGAATTAGCTAAGCCAGCACAGCGAGCACTTGAGAGAGCGGGTTATTTGCAACTTGAGCAGTTTACCAAACTTAGTGAAGTTGAAGTAATGAAATTACATGGTATGGGACCTAAAGCACTTGAGCAAATTCGTCGTGCTCTTAATGATAGAGGATTATCGTTTGTCAAAGGCTCTTAA
- a CDS encoding DinB family protein produces the protein MWTKPRNEEFPAYFGKYIDLVSEGYLEETLRTQLENTTILLSDISETQSNYRYAFGKWTLKEVVGHIIDTERIMSYRLLHIARGDKTPLAGYDDEKYVKEASFDSRSLPDLLEEFTVVRHSTISLLRGLSEEVWSRKGIANNNEISVSALAYIIAGHELHHVNIIKEKYLI, from the coding sequence ATGTGGACAAAACCAAGAAATGAAGAATTTCCCGCTTATTTTGGAAAGTATATTGATCTAGTTTCAGAAGGATATCTAGAAGAAACACTTAGAACTCAACTTGAAAACACAACGATTTTGCTTTCAGACATTTCGGAGACACAGTCGAATTATCGTTATGCATTTGGAAAATGGACGTTGAAAGAAGTTGTTGGTCATATCATAGATACTGAACGAATTATGAGTTACCGGTTGCTCCATATAGCAAGGGGAGACAAAACTCCACTTGCTGGCTACGATGACGAGAAATATGTGAAAGAGGCTTCATTTGATTCCCGCTCGTTACCAGATTTACTAGAAGAATTTACTGTAGTAAGGCATTCAACTATCTCCCTATTGCGTGGGTTGTCAGAAGAAGTTTGGTCTAGAAAAGGAATCGCCAACAACAACGAAATTTCCGTAAGTGCTCTAGCTTACATTATTGCAGGTCATGAACTTCATCATGTGAATATCATCAAGGAGAAGTATTTAATATAG